In the genome of Gemmatimonas sp., one region contains:
- a CDS encoding DUF87 domain-containing protein: MTDFETLGAFYLGKRYDVPARARRDDYVLYDAKDLTTHAVIIGMTGSGKTGLGVGLLEEALIDKVPVIAVDPKGDLGNLALRFPALDASDFRPWVDPQQATNAGMTADQYAAQQADLWKNGLAGWGQDGARIARYRDAADITIYTPGSTAGRPLSLLKAFDAPPAAVRDDAEALQERVNATATSLLALLGIDADPISSREHILVANLLHHAWRAGRSLDLAGLIGGIQNPPFTTVGVMPLDTVFPPKERMTLAMQLNNLLAAPGFQTWMQGEPLDTAALLYDINGKPRGSVISIAHLNDAERMFFMTLLLSDILAWVRTQPGTGSLRAILYIDELFGYMPPVANPPSKVLLLTLLKQARAYGLGVVLATQNPVDLDYRGLSNTGTWFIGRLQTERDKMRVMEGLEGVSGGQPFDKGAMEQTIAGLGKRVFLLHSVHEPAPITFETRWTLSYLAGPMTREQIRSVTALAPAAAPAAAPAAAPAAAPASAPALSTAATGGGFASLDARAAVAPVLPPDVPQYFLPPTRDGALLYNPVVLGLADVSFANARLGVTEQRRVMLMTSVDDGPIALEWDAAERVELEPSALEQRPHDGAAFGALPAVATKSKNYAVWSKTLQKWVVANETVTLFKSAAFKATSQPGESVGQFRVRLQVMAHETRDAKIEVLRGKYTTRLSALQDKLRRAEQAVQREAQQASQAKMDTAISVGGAILGAIFGRGKVGVGTLGKVATATRGAGRAAQQAGDVTRAQESVEAVRQQYADLEARLQAEVDALGAAYDAQQEALEEVVVKAKAADVHVQLCALLWVPYVKDANGIVSKAWG; encoded by the coding sequence ATGACGGATTTCGAAACCCTCGGCGCCTTCTACCTCGGCAAGCGCTACGACGTTCCCGCGCGCGCCCGTCGCGACGACTACGTGTTGTACGACGCCAAGGATCTCACCACCCACGCCGTGATCATCGGCATGACCGGCAGCGGCAAGACCGGTCTCGGGGTGGGACTGCTCGAAGAGGCGCTCATCGACAAGGTGCCGGTGATTGCGGTGGACCCCAAGGGCGACCTGGGTAACCTCGCGTTGCGCTTCCCCGCCCTCGACGCGAGCGACTTCCGGCCGTGGGTGGATCCGCAGCAGGCCACCAACGCCGGCATGACCGCCGACCAGTACGCCGCCCAGCAGGCCGACCTGTGGAAGAACGGACTCGCCGGCTGGGGGCAGGACGGCGCCCGCATTGCGCGCTATCGCGACGCGGCCGACATCACCATCTACACGCCCGGGTCGACCGCGGGGCGACCGCTGTCGCTGCTCAAGGCATTCGATGCCCCTCCCGCCGCCGTGCGCGACGATGCCGAGGCGCTGCAGGAGCGGGTCAACGCCACCGCCACCTCGCTGCTCGCGCTGCTTGGCATCGACGCCGATCCCATCTCGAGCCGCGAACACATTCTCGTGGCCAACCTGCTGCACCACGCCTGGCGCGCGGGGCGCAGCCTCGATCTCGCCGGGCTCATTGGCGGCATCCAGAACCCCCCGTTCACCACGGTGGGCGTCATGCCGTTGGATACGGTGTTCCCACCCAAGGAGCGCATGACGCTGGCCATGCAGCTCAACAACCTGCTCGCGGCCCCAGGCTTCCAAACGTGGATGCAGGGCGAACCGCTCGATACGGCCGCGCTGCTCTACGACATCAACGGCAAGCCGCGCGGCAGCGTCATTTCCATTGCGCATCTGAACGATGCCGAGCGCATGTTCTTCATGACGCTGCTGCTGTCGGACATTCTGGCGTGGGTGCGCACGCAGCCGGGAACCGGGTCATTGCGCGCCATTCTCTACATCGACGAACTCTTCGGCTACATGCCGCCGGTGGCCAACCCGCCCAGCAAGGTGCTGCTGCTTACGCTGCTCAAGCAGGCACGCGCGTATGGGCTGGGGGTGGTGCTGGCTACGCAGAACCCTGTCGATCTCGACTATCGCGGTCTCTCGAACACGGGGACGTGGTTCATTGGCCGTCTGCAGACCGAGCGCGACAAGATGCGGGTCATGGAAGGACTCGAAGGCGTGAGCGGCGGCCAGCCGTTCGACAAGGGCGCCATGGAGCAGACCATTGCGGGGCTCGGCAAGCGCGTGTTCCTGCTGCACAGCGTGCACGAGCCGGCCCCCATCACCTTCGAAACCCGGTGGACGCTGTCGTATCTCGCCGGCCCCATGACCCGCGAGCAGATTCGCAGCGTGACAGCGCTGGCTCCAGCGGCGGCGCCCGCGGCAGCGCCCGCGGCAGCGCCCGCGGCAGCGCCCGCGTCGGCACCGGCATTGAGTACCGCGGCTACCGGTGGTGGGTTCGCGTCGCTCGATGCGCGTGCGGCCGTGGCACCCGTGCTGCCCCCTGACGTCCCGCAGTACTTCCTGCCGCCGACCAGGGACGGCGCCCTGCTCTACAACCCGGTGGTGCTGGGGCTCGCCGATGTGAGCTTCGCCAACGCCAGGCTGGGCGTCACCGAACAGCGCCGGGTCATGCTCATGACGTCGGTGGACGACGGCCCCATCGCGCTCGAGTGGGATGCCGCCGAGCGGGTGGAGCTGGAGCCGTCGGCCCTCGAGCAGCGACCGCATGACGGCGCGGCATTTGGCGCGTTGCCCGCAGTGGCCACGAAGTCCAAGAACTACGCGGTGTGGAGCAAGACGCTGCAGAAGTGGGTGGTGGCCAACGAAACGGTGACGCTGTTCAAGAGCGCGGCGTTCAAGGCCACCTCACAGCCGGGCGAGAGCGTAGGGCAGTTCCGCGTTCGCCTGCAGGTCATGGCGCACGAAACGCGCGACGCGAAGATCGAGGTACTGCGCGGCAAGTACACCACGCGGCTGTCGGCGCTGCAGGACAAGCTGCGGCGCGCGGAGCAGGCCGTGCAGCGCGAAGCCCAGCAGGCCTCGCAGGCCAAGATGGACACCGCCATTTCGGTGGGTGGCGCCATCCTTGGCGCCATCTTCGGGCGCGGCAAGGTGGGCGTGGGCACACTGGGCAAGGTGGCCACCGCAACGCGCGGGGCGGGTCGCGCCGCACAACAGGCGGGCGACGTGACCCGCGCACAGGAATCAGTCGAGGCTGTTCGGCAGCAGTACGCCGACCTCGAAGCCAGGCTGCAGGCCGAGGTGGACGCCCTTGGCGCGGCCTACGATGCGCAGCAGGAGGCGCTGGAGGAGGTCGTGGTGAAGGCCAAGGCTGCCGACGTGCACGTGCAGCTGTGCGCCCTGCTCTGGGTGCCGTATGTCAAGGATGCCAACGGCATCGTGAGCAAGGCGTGGGGATGA
- a CDS encoding DUF547 domain-containing protein, which produces MAGTTRIGRVGPLLLALAAMVVLCPPLRAQASLHDPFDRLLRAHVRDGLVDYDAFAAAPEFARYLASLDAVRPATLSEDDRLAFWINVYNAYTIQLIITHGERTSIRNINRTLGVLQLKGPWNERLVRAGGQVYSLDQLLHRVLRKEFHEPRVHFALVPAAKGAPPLRSEAYTGARVVEQLEDQTRRLLSDTTRTWYRNGVLGVNALFLAYERDFGATRQEWVQFVAPYVTLRPTEPQRKRLLEGKAIVQPRSYDWSLNIQKRQGVS; this is translated from the coding sequence ATGGCCGGCACAACGCGCATTGGGCGCGTAGGCCCGCTGCTGCTCGCCCTGGCGGCCATGGTCGTGCTGTGCCCGCCGCTTCGTGCGCAGGCCTCGCTGCACGACCCCTTCGACCGCTTGCTGCGCGCGCACGTGCGTGACGGTCTGGTGGACTACGACGCCTTCGCCGCGGCGCCCGAGTTTGCCCGATACCTCGCGTCGCTCGATGCGGTACGTCCGGCAACACTGAGTGAGGACGATCGACTGGCCTTCTGGATCAACGTGTACAACGCGTACACGATCCAGCTCATCATCACGCACGGCGAGCGGACGTCGATCCGCAACATCAACCGCACATTGGGTGTCCTGCAGCTCAAGGGGCCGTGGAACGAGCGACTGGTGCGTGCCGGCGGGCAGGTGTACAGCCTCGACCAACTGCTGCACCGCGTCCTACGCAAGGAGTTCCACGAGCCGCGCGTACACTTCGCGCTGGTACCTGCGGCCAAGGGTGCGCCGCCGCTGCGCAGTGAAGCCTACACCGGTGCTCGCGTGGTCGAACAGCTGGAGGACCAGACACGTCGCCTGCTCTCCGATACGACGAGGACGTGGTACCGCAATGGGGTGCTGGGGGTGAACGCGCTGTTCCTGGCCTACGAGCGCGACTTCGGGGCCACGCGGCAGGAATGGGTGCAGTTCGTGGCGCCGTACGTCACCCTGCGCCCAACGGAGCCGCAGAGGAAGCGGCTGCTGGAGGGAAAGGCCATCGTGCAGCCACGCAGCTACGACTGGTCGCTCAACATTCAGAAGCGGCAAGGTGTGTCGTGA
- a CDS encoding CAAX prenyl protease-related protein: MADTDLPTAFAAPPSARPWVAPFAVFLLWMLVWPLVPLDELRSELLRFGLLAVVLLTVSRGIVASLRVTRWLSSITVGLLVAGLWLLPGVVWPGYREQSLFQNGITGETVSTLPDSWLASPLLLSLRIARAVLLVPLVEEIFWRGFLPRWVLRNNWDAVPMGSYNTVAFVATALLFAAQHGPYWDVALMCGLIFNWYMWTTRSLGDLVLAHVATNAALAAYAVATKQYVFWM; this comes from the coding sequence ATGGCTGACACCGACCTGCCCACTGCCTTCGCGGCGCCACCCTCGGCACGCCCGTGGGTGGCGCCGTTTGCCGTTTTTCTGCTGTGGATGCTGGTCTGGCCGTTAGTGCCGCTCGACGAGCTGCGTTCGGAACTGCTGCGCTTTGGCCTGCTGGCGGTGGTGCTGCTGACTGTGTCGCGCGGTATTGTGGCGTCGCTGCGCGTGACGCGCTGGCTGTCGAGCATCACGGTGGGCTTGCTGGTGGCCGGGCTCTGGCTGCTGCCGGGGGTGGTGTGGCCGGGGTACCGCGAGCAGAGCCTGTTTCAGAACGGCATCACGGGCGAAACCGTGAGCACGCTGCCCGACAGTTGGCTGGCAAGTCCGCTGCTCCTGTCGCTGCGTATTGCGCGCGCGGTGCTGCTCGTGCCCCTGGTGGAGGAAATCTTCTGGCGCGGCTTCCTCCCCCGCTGGGTGCTGCGGAACAACTGGGATGCCGTCCCCATGGGGAGCTACAACACGGTGGCGTTCGTGGCCACGGCGCTCCTCTTTGCCGCGCAGCACGGCCCCTACTGGGACGTGGCGCTGATGTGCGGGCTCATCTTCAACTGGTACATGTGGACGACACGCTCGCTGGGAGACCTGGTGCTGGCGCACGTGGCCACCAACGCCGCGCTGGCGGCCTATGCGGTGGCGACGAAGCAGTACGTCTTCTGGATGTGA
- a CDS encoding DUF4412 domain-containing protein, with amino-acid sequence MFCRGMVAGATMAGALLAAPRLHAQAFEGSITMRMASRGPQGAMSQAVEYLVRGGKMRVTMGGPMGGAAMIVSPAEKKMYMLLTAQNSYVEMSLPDSLADRARSSAAAADSVKVTRTGRREQVAGLTCEHVLVSSGGTATDLCLTGELGRFVNPMESLRAGALAPWQRQLGAEFPLKVTMADGSVPLEVTKVERKRLSNDLFAVPSSYTKVTMPPRRPPG; translated from the coding sequence ATGTTCTGCAGGGGAATGGTTGCCGGTGCGACGATGGCCGGGGCGCTGCTGGCGGCCCCGCGCCTGCACGCGCAGGCGTTCGAGGGGAGCATCACCATGCGCATGGCGTCGCGCGGCCCGCAGGGCGCGATGTCGCAAGCCGTGGAGTACCTCGTGCGCGGCGGCAAGATGCGCGTGACCATGGGTGGCCCCATGGGCGGCGCGGCCATGATCGTGTCGCCAGCAGAAAAGAAGATGTACATGCTGCTGACCGCGCAGAACAGCTATGTGGAGATGAGCCTCCCCGACAGTCTCGCCGACCGGGCGCGCTCCTCGGCCGCCGCCGCCGACAGTGTGAAGGTCACGCGCACCGGACGTCGGGAGCAGGTGGCGGGGCTGACGTGCGAGCATGTGCTTGTGAGCAGCGGCGGCACGGCTACGGACCTGTGCCTCACGGGGGAGCTCGGTCGGTTCGTAAATCCCATGGAAAGCCTGCGAGCCGGGGCGCTGGCGCCGTGGCAGCGGCAGCTGGGGGCGGAGTTTCCTCTCAAGGTCACCATGGCCGACGGCTCGGTGCCGCTGGAAGTGACCAAGGTGGAGCGCAAGCGCCTATCCAACGACCTGTTTGCGGTGCCCAGCTCGTACACCAAGGTGACCATGCCACCGCGCCGTCCGCCCGGGTGA
- a CDS encoding aminotransferase class V-fold PLP-dependent enzyme: MDRRLFVAALAGTSALPALSAPRFAPGAIRRLLDAADVARSRGRALVDPATGAWQGSAEEAQRFAADEEFWEPVQRAFDLDRTWINLNNGGCSPAPTHVMAQLERDLRYSNELPVIHMWRDLEPRIEVVRRELAREFGCDPEEMAVTRNASEALLTLIHGIDLKPGDEVLLSNQNYGRMINGWKQRARRQGIVVKEISFPVPCTTPQQIVDAFAAGITPRTRVMEITHITNLTGQILPVKELVAMARARGVETFVDGAHAFAQFPFTRDELGCDYYGTSLHKWLLAPIGTGFLYVRRDRIPRVWPLYAENDGQAADIRKYEEVGTHPAANHNAVSVSLAFHRALGAARKSARLVYLRDRWAKRLLAEGAGRVRLLTPLDSPWGGGLGFFNVDGLDPVKLGDWLFSKHRVVQTPIVHPEFKGIRVTPNVYTSLDEIDRFAELVLTAMHKGLA; this comes from the coding sequence ATGGACCGCCGCCTCTTCGTTGCCGCGCTTGCCGGGACCTCCGCCCTCCCGGCGCTCTCCGCTCCCCGCTTCGCGCCCGGGGCCATACGCCGTCTGCTCGACGCCGCCGACGTGGCCCGAAGTCGAGGGCGTGCCCTGGTTGATCCGGCCACCGGCGCCTGGCAGGGGAGCGCGGAGGAGGCGCAGCGGTTCGCCGCCGACGAAGAGTTCTGGGAGCCCGTGCAACGGGCCTTCGACCTCGATCGCACCTGGATCAACCTGAACAACGGCGGGTGCTCCCCGGCTCCCACGCATGTCATGGCGCAGCTCGAACGGGACCTCCGCTACAGCAACGAGCTGCCCGTGATCCACATGTGGCGCGACCTCGAACCGCGCATCGAGGTGGTACGCCGCGAGTTGGCGCGCGAGTTCGGATGCGACCCCGAGGAGATGGCCGTGACGCGCAACGCCTCGGAGGCGTTGCTGACGCTCATTCACGGCATCGACCTCAAGCCCGGCGACGAGGTCCTGCTAAGCAACCAGAACTACGGCCGCATGATCAACGGGTGGAAGCAGCGGGCGCGGCGTCAGGGGATCGTGGTGAAGGAGATCTCGTTCCCCGTGCCCTGCACCACGCCGCAGCAGATCGTCGATGCCTTTGCCGCCGGCATCACCCCGCGGACACGTGTCATGGAGATCACGCACATCACCAACCTCACCGGCCAGATCCTGCCCGTGAAGGAACTGGTGGCCATGGCGCGGGCGCGTGGGGTCGAAACGTTCGTCGACGGCGCGCATGCGTTCGCGCAGTTCCCGTTCACGCGCGACGAACTGGGGTGCGACTACTACGGCACGAGCCTGCACAAGTGGCTGCTGGCGCCCATCGGTACCGGTTTCCTCTATGTGCGGCGCGATCGTATCCCGCGTGTCTGGCCGCTCTACGCCGAGAACGACGGCCAGGCGGCCGACATTCGCAAGTACGAGGAGGTGGGGACGCATCCCGCGGCGAACCACAACGCGGTGTCGGTGTCACTGGCCTTCCACCGGGCGCTGGGCGCCGCGCGCAAGTCGGCGCGTCTGGTGTACCTGCGCGACCGGTGGGCGAAGCGCCTCCTGGCGGAGGGCGCGGGACGGGTGCGCCTGCTCACGCCGCTCGATTCTCCGTGGGGCGGCGGGCTCGGCTTCTTCAATGTGGACGGACTCGACCCGGTGAAGCTCGGCGACTGGCTGTTCAGCAAGCATCGCGTGGTGCAGACGCCCATCGTGCATCCCGAGTTCAAGGGGATCCGCGTGACGCCGAACGTGTATACCTCTCTCGATGAGATCGACCGGTTCGCCGAACTGGTGCTGACCGCCATGCACAAGGGGCTGGCCTGA
- a CDS encoding TonB-dependent receptor has protein sequence MRAAVALLVAWGVLPVRTALASPGVPARTGHTDPSCTVRVPAADRAALWAPPLDRLVSLRVSDLTVRDAVDHLAGVARLDLSYSADLLPATKRVCLALERVPVGAVLDHLLQGSVLSPIVLGSAQVVLAPSRTSTGVPVATVSRRTSLLDRVVVTGSPDGAAQRGSPFALDVVDGAQLADHGVSTLGEALELSVPGVWSWTTPAGSVTARYGSIRGASSFGVSAPKVYLDGIEVANPLLVTQLDPARVARVEVIRGPQGAALYGADAISGVVNILTRHDGTSDGQREIQVQAAAGVTSTAFAARDPFVQEHSVSLRRGSAARNAGLGVNVSTMGAYVSGASERRLLLDADGRFSRQRSIYTGFSRFALQRANAASSMPFAQDSVSGQAMAQYTLGGSIAVMPSMHWTHTVIAGVDGYRLRGLSPYSLVGPQQLSAAAVGSPEGAADRASVRLRTVGRFDVAPGALLTLTLGAEQAFTHEVTRGAMSGAGGAVTPLPTLGPGSGAPGGTTAFAGLRGAAASGSSQTTYDNAGLLTQLQFAWQDRWFASAGVRGERIQGATPNAQHSALPMLGAAYVREVGNTVVKVRSAFGTGIRPARTLLRSSSWMGQGQGALLSALDPEQQSGTELGVDLMLGGRVAVHVTRFDQSATGLIQPVSRVVTAVNSAGRLTRTMAFTLQNVGAISNRGWEVEATARVRTLSLAATMTQVDSRVTRLAPGYRGDLRTGDRMLDVPAHTVSVSAAWTRGRWMLTSTAMHAADWMGYDRMAVGTLLAAVEQSPRGLDGNNLRQYWMRYGGVTRWRAGMQFRLRGDLALMTAGENLLDVQTGAPDNATVIAGRTLTFGVRTTF, from the coding sequence GTGCGCGCGGCAGTCGCTCTCCTGGTGGCGTGGGGCGTGCTCCCCGTGCGCACGGCGCTGGCGAGTCCCGGCGTTCCCGCGCGTACCGGGCACACGGACCCGTCGTGTACCGTGCGCGTACCCGCGGCCGATCGCGCCGCCTTGTGGGCGCCGCCGCTCGACCGGCTGGTATCGTTGCGCGTGTCCGACCTGACGGTTCGCGATGCCGTGGACCATCTCGCGGGCGTGGCGCGTCTCGACCTGTCCTACAGTGCCGATCTGCTGCCCGCGACAAAGCGGGTCTGCCTGGCCCTCGAGCGCGTCCCGGTGGGCGCGGTGCTCGATCATCTGCTCCAGGGGTCGGTGCTCAGCCCCATCGTGCTGGGCAGTGCACAGGTCGTGCTGGCCCCATCGCGTACGTCCACCGGTGTGCCGGTCGCCACGGTGTCGCGCCGCACCAGCCTGCTCGATCGTGTCGTTGTGACCGGGTCTCCCGATGGGGCCGCACAACGTGGGTCGCCGTTCGCGCTCGACGTGGTGGATGGCGCACAGCTGGCCGACCACGGCGTGAGTACCCTTGGCGAAGCGCTGGAGCTGTCGGTTCCCGGGGTGTGGAGCTGGACGACGCCCGCCGGTTCGGTGACGGCGCGCTACGGGAGCATCCGCGGGGCCAGTTCGTTCGGCGTGAGCGCTCCCAAGGTCTATCTCGACGGCATTGAGGTGGCGAACCCGCTGCTCGTGACTCAGCTGGACCCGGCACGCGTGGCGCGGGTGGAAGTGATTCGCGGGCCACAGGGTGCCGCGCTGTACGGCGCGGATGCCATCAGCGGCGTAGTGAACATTCTCACGCGCCACGACGGGACGTCGGATGGGCAGCGTGAAATCCAGGTGCAGGCCGCGGCGGGAGTGACGAGCACCGCTTTCGCGGCGCGCGATCCGTTCGTGCAGGAGCACTCCGTGTCGCTGCGGCGCGGGTCGGCGGCGCGCAACGCGGGGCTCGGGGTGAACGTGAGCACCATGGGCGCCTACGTGTCGGGCGCGTCGGAGCGCCGCCTCCTGCTCGATGCCGACGGACGCTTTTCGCGGCAACGCTCCATTTACACGGGATTCAGCCGTTTCGCACTGCAACGCGCCAATGCCGCCTCGTCGATGCCATTTGCGCAGGACAGTGTCAGTGGTCAGGCCATGGCGCAGTACACGCTGGGGGGCAGCATTGCCGTGATGCCCTCCATGCACTGGACCCACACGGTCATCGCGGGAGTCGATGGCTATCGCCTGCGTGGACTGTCGCCGTATTCGCTCGTGGGACCACAGCAGCTGTCGGCGGCCGCGGTAGGGAGCCCGGAGGGGGCCGCCGATCGTGCGTCGGTACGCTTGCGCACGGTGGGGCGATTCGATGTGGCACCGGGGGCGCTGCTCACGCTCACACTGGGGGCCGAGCAGGCGTTCACGCACGAGGTGACACGCGGTGCGATGTCAGGGGCGGGCGGTGCGGTCACGCCACTCCCGACGCTGGGACCGGGGAGCGGTGCACCCGGCGGCACCACCGCGTTCGCGGGGCTGCGTGGCGCCGCCGCCTCGGGTTCGTCGCAAACCACGTATGACAACGCCGGCCTGCTCACGCAGCTGCAGTTCGCGTGGCAGGATCGCTGGTTCGCTTCGGCGGGTGTCCGCGGAGAGCGCATCCAGGGCGCGACCCCCAATGCCCAGCATTCGGCGCTGCCCATGCTGGGAGCCGCATACGTGCGCGAAGTCGGGAACACGGTGGTCAAGGTCCGCAGCGCCTTTGGCACCGGCATTCGCCCGGCCCGCACGCTGCTGCGCTCATCGTCGTGGATGGGACAGGGGCAAGGGGCGCTGCTGTCCGCCCTCGACCCCGAGCAGCAGTCGGGCACGGAGCTTGGCGTGGACCTCATGCTCGGCGGTCGCGTAGCGGTGCACGTGACGCGATTCGACCAGAGCGCCACCGGTCTCATCCAGCCGGTGTCGCGCGTGGTGACCGCCGTGAACAGCGCCGGGCGCCTGACCCGCACGATGGCATTCACGTTGCAGAACGTGGGCGCCATCAGCAACCGGGGCTGGGAGGTGGAGGCGACGGCGCGGGTCCGGACGCTGTCACTGGCGGCGACCATGACCCAGGTGGACAGCCGCGTGACGCGGCTGGCACCGGGATATCGCGGTGACCTGCGCACGGGTGACCGCATGCTGGATGTGCCGGCGCACACCGTGAGTGTGTCGGCGGCGTGGACCCGTGGGCGCTGGATGCTCACGAGCACGGCGATGCACGCCGCCGATTGGATGGGCTACGACCGAATGGCCGTGGGGACGCTGCTGGCAGCCGTCGAGCAATCACCGCGCGGACTCGACGGGAACAACCTGCGCCAGTACTGGATGCGCTACGGTGGCGTGACGCGATGGCGTGCCGGGATGCAGTTCCGGTTGCGCGGTGACCTGGCACTCATGACAGCGGGGGAGAACCTGCTCGACGTGCAGACGGGTGCCCCGGACAACGCCACCGTGATCGCCGGGCGTACGCTCACCTTCGGGGTCCGCACCACGTTCTGA
- a CDS encoding FecR domain-containing protein produces the protein MSDRSNELRPASGQPPDANWEAIARHLAGESDPIEAASVRSWLATHVEDARLVDLVKVHTANAEHRADMTVDTERALAAVRARMGADSATPHLSVKRGGSPGRANVSGGQPARRRSSWVAGALAAGVAALAALSQFRSAPQASASREYRTAVGQRDSVRLPDGSMVVLAPGSRLVVAAAYGVSSRDVELDGAAYFDVKHDAAHPFTVHTASADIRDIGTAFAVKTSDDGEVTVDVTHGIVALRAAHSTVAPVELRAGDRGVLVREAVSVRRGTVTADDVAWTRGQLSYRDASLTEVRADVRRWYGIDLRVPDSTLAARTLTASFRGDSATQVLRVIALALGAELVQRGDTVTLQPQGVGSSTPR, from the coding sequence ATGTCCGACCGTTCCAACGAACTCCGACCTGCTTCCGGCCAGCCGCCGGACGCCAATTGGGAGGCGATCGCCCGCCATCTGGCGGGGGAGAGCGACCCGATTGAGGCGGCGTCCGTTCGGAGCTGGCTTGCCACGCATGTGGAAGACGCCAGGCTGGTCGATCTCGTTAAGGTGCACACCGCCAATGCCGAGCATCGGGCCGACATGACGGTGGATACCGAGCGTGCCCTGGCGGCGGTGCGCGCCCGCATGGGAGCGGATTCCGCTACTCCCCACCTTTCGGTGAAGCGCGGGGGATCGCCGGGGAGAGCGAACGTGTCGGGGGGGCAGCCGGCGCGGCGCCGGTCGTCGTGGGTGGCCGGTGCCCTGGCGGCCGGGGTGGCCGCGCTGGCGGCCCTCTCGCAATTCCGCAGTGCCCCCCAGGCGAGCGCCTCACGTGAATACCGCACGGCCGTGGGGCAGCGCGATAGCGTGCGGTTACCCGACGGCAGCATGGTGGTTCTGGCGCCAGGAAGTCGCCTGGTGGTGGCCGCGGCGTACGGTGTCTCGTCGCGCGACGTGGAGCTGGACGGCGCGGCCTACTTCGACGTGAAGCACGATGCCGCGCACCCGTTTACGGTGCACACGGCCAGCGCCGACATTCGCGACATCGGCACGGCGTTCGCGGTCAAGACGAGTGACGACGGCGAAGTGACGGTGGATGTGACGCACGGGATCGTCGCGCTGCGTGCGGCACACTCGACCGTGGCCCCGGTGGAACTGCGCGCCGGCGACCGCGGCGTGCTGGTGCGCGAGGCGGTGTCCGTGCGCCGCGGGACGGTGACCGCCGACGACGTGGCCTGGACACGCGGCCAGCTCTCGTATCGCGACGCTTCGCTCACGGAAGTGCGCGCCGACGTACGGCGCTGGTACGGCATCGACCTGCGCGTTCCTGACAGCACACTGGCGGCGCGCACGCTCACGGCCTCCTTCCGCGGCGATTCTGCCACTCAGGTGCTGCGAGTCATCGCGTTGGCCCTGGGGGCCGAGCTGGTGCAACGGGGAGACACCGTGACGCTGCAACCGCAGGGTGTCGGTTCCTCGACGCCGCGCTGA
- a CDS encoding RNA polymerase sigma-70 factor, with product MTDADLLTRLRQGEHAAFDAIFRQWYEPVVRSANRILHEPGVAEEIAQDVFLELWRRRDQLPDGSSVAGYLVQAARNRALNHLRHLQVQKKSQLHVEALHEPAEHADADAHANELEGAMHEAIAELPPRTREVFLLSRERNLKYSEIAAQLGVSVKAVEANMSRALRQLREKLAPFLHRAADS from the coding sequence GTGACCGACGCCGACCTGCTGACTCGACTTCGTCAGGGGGAGCACGCGGCGTTCGACGCCATCTTCCGGCAGTGGTACGAGCCAGTCGTACGGTCGGCCAATCGCATTCTGCATGAGCCAGGCGTCGCCGAGGAGATTGCGCAGGACGTGTTTCTCGAGCTGTGGCGGCGGCGTGATCAGCTGCCCGATGGCAGCAGCGTGGCCGGCTATCTCGTGCAGGCGGCACGCAACCGGGCGCTCAATCATCTTCGGCACCTGCAGGTGCAGAAGAAGTCGCAGCTGCACGTGGAGGCGCTCCATGAGCCCGCGGAGCACGCCGACGCCGACGCGCACGCCAACGAGCTCGAGGGGGCCATGCACGAGGCCATTGCCGAGTTGCCGCCGCGCACGCGGGAAGTCTTTCTGCTCAGCCGCGAACGCAACCTCAAGTACAGCGAGATCGCTGCTCAGCTCGGCGTGAGCGTGAAGGCCGTGGAGGCCAACATGAGCCGCGCCTTGCGCCAGCTGCGAGAAAAGCTCGCCCCCTTTCTGCACCGAGCAGCAGACAGCTAG
- a CDS encoding lysophospholipid acyltransferase family protein, producing the protein MSSPHASWQLGPNAPQTQRLWLRALGWFLMRRAGWNFAGSMPDIPKFVCIVAPHTSNWDFPVGLAAKWALGFDAHWWGKDTLFRPPLGWFMRANGGIPVDRRNKGNAVQRTVELAQRSERFALALSPEGTRKAVTEWRTGFWHVAKGAGIPICLVALDWEHKLVRLGPTVTPDEADITEGIARVRSLYAGVCGYDRRQQIA; encoded by the coding sequence ATGTCGTCACCCCACGCCAGTTGGCAGCTCGGTCCCAACGCCCCGCAAACCCAGCGCCTCTGGCTGCGCGCGCTCGGGTGGTTCCTCATGCGCCGCGCCGGCTGGAACTTTGCCGGTTCCATGCCGGACATTCCCAAGTTCGTCTGCATCGTGGCGCCCCACACCTCGAACTGGGACTTTCCCGTGGGGCTCGCGGCCAAGTGGGCGCTTGGCTTCGATGCCCATTGGTGGGGAAAGGACACACTCTTTCGCCCCCCCCTTGGCTGGTTCATGCGGGCCAACGGCGGTATTCCTGTGGACCGTCGCAACAAGGGCAACGCCGTGCAGCGCACGGTGGAGTTGGCGCAACGCAGCGAACGGTTCGCCCTGGCCCTGTCGCCGGAAGGCACGCGCAAGGCCGTCACCGAATGGCGCACCGGATTCTGGCACGTGGCGAAGGGCGCCGGTATCCCCATCTGCCTGGTGGCGCTCGATTGGGAGCACAAGCTGGTGCGCCTGGGGCCCACGGTCACCCCCGACGAAGCAGACATCACCGAGGGGATCGCGCGTGTGCGGTCGCTGTACGCCGGTGTCTGCGGGTACGACCGCCGCCAGCAGATCGCGTAA